In Octopus sinensis linkage group LG15, ASM634580v1, whole genome shotgun sequence, the genomic stretch TATAGGAATTCAGTGGAAAAACTAAGGGAATCAAATTCCATTTTATGCTATTCTGGTTcatagttttaatattttgaaatcctACTGAAATCAGGTCAGGATTTCATTTGTTGTAGATTGAGAGTAACAGGACAACATTTTGCAAATGGAGTCAGAgtggtttcttttttaaattttaatttaacttttaataGTGACTAGCTTAAAAGTCGCACTCCATGCAGACTTTTAAAGCTAGCTCCAGcggagggctaattgggcctCAGCCCAAAACCAACGAGACCTAAttagcatgactataatacatGTATAATGACTAAATGCCCCATTGGTGTTTGTTCAGAGAttaaggacggatgagaattaattctgtaatggaaTCGTTCTATTGTTCCTGTCCCAAGTTAATTCCAATTGTTTGCCAacttgtcccaaagttcttatatTGACTTGAAATTAACGAACCAAATGTCATTTATCTCTCACTTGACCTCTAACATCATCTGACAAACGCCAACCAAGATGgcgtgaatcagccaagctttacctgctagaaatagcaacccaaatgcttttaaatcagatccccaTGCTGggtgttcaagaaccaaatgaaggacagattttcaatcccaggatcatcctgattccaaaaaggtataatatgtctatgcagAGCACAGGTAGACCAAGATACAGATGTCTTGGACGAACAGACAGAATTTcgtgtttattattatagaaatataatttctttgtttcgtatatttttttgttttcacaaatattttcgaatatacaaagaatatttaaaacCAAGAGCTGAACACTAGAGATATTTCATGAAAGCAGATTGgattttaaaaggaaataaaacctaacaaaaacaattattttttaaatgttcaaaAGGAATTCTATAAAACAGAAGGAAACAACCAAATAGATTTTGTTTCTGTAAAACGATGatacaaatattaaattattgaGAAGAGAGAATGTTATTGGCGGTATTAAAGAGAATGTTATTAAAAGCAACAAACTATGATACAATGAGAATGGACTATTTACCTGTTTTTGAACAGCTTTGGCAGATGTAATTGGAGGGCAATTGGTCATTTGACCATCCTTAGgtggggaaaaaataaataaaataaaatatactaaatCCAGCTTAACAAATGATattgaacacagaaaaaaaaatattttaatgtggaTTTGATTTTCATGAATTCTaaggaaatatttacatataacaaCATTCAGATTGTTTTTAATCTTTAAACATTTAGTGTCAAATTTCAATTTTTAGTCAACAGAATTCAAATACTGAGGTTTTATCACTTtaatacctctctctttctcaacaaTAGTCATGATATTTCTTCCCTTGCAAATGAATCCAGTTTGTTTCCCagctccttaacccttttgttaccgtatttattttgagatgctctgtgtttctttcaattaattctaaatacaacaaagaatttagtaaaataacttcattatcattaaccctttagtgttcacattattctgccaaaattaatacttctttattcacattgctttgaactaatcacgcattatcttgtagctttgagattttgatgaggtagctgttaatttttaaaacgacattgtagggttggcgtgagagaccagatctggccagtttgaacataaaacaggcagaatacatttggccggatatggccggtttaaatgctaaagggttaagctagtgttaggaacataaattgtgactaaggtttggtggaagattttaattcaaaacttatgaaaacaaaacatttgtactacagagccagagctggtttcagccgggttggttatgaaagggttaaaaagacaTCAATGATATCTCAAAGATGTTATTCAAACACTGTTTATAcattcttcagtttttttaatctcttttatagattCTTTAACCGGAACCTTTGTTGTTTCAAATTCTTTCTACTTACCTTTATTGAAACCAAAACAGACACCATTCATATCCATTGCAAACCTCTTTCAACATTCAACCAGGGACACACATAGTTGTgtagttaagaggtttgcttcacaaccaggtgattctaggttcaatcccactacatagcacctcGGGCAGCAAAGGGTCATCTGCCATAGTCTCAGCCGACCAATGTTTTAGAAGTAAAATTTGCCAGACCGACATCATGCAGAAGCTggtcgtgtgtgaatgtgtgtgtgtgtgtgtgtgtgtgtgttggcaatgTGTAGTCAAACAAAAGgataccttgtggtgtttagcCTGAGTTACCAAGGCAGATtgataaaacacaaaacaaaatcaagCAAAACTCTTAAagatagtgccccagtatgggcaCAAACTgacatcaataaaaacaaaagagcaaCTCCCTAATGCCAATGTTGTGTGATGCCCTTAATGTAAGAAgaggtttttgttttttacatattAAAAACAATCTAATTTAAGTTTCTTCAAAacataactgaaaaaaaattaaactagtTTATCAAAAGATAAATCTAAAATCTTTAGATatttgctaaaaatatttttttcattttccttgtttTCCAAAAATAGTCTAAATTTGAATAAGAGACACACAACTGTaagaattttatttcattgaaatgcTTCAGTTGTAGAAATATTTTAGAACAAGATTTTCTAATGAATGCTTTTTTTGTCAATTGTCAGATCCaggtttgcttttttttattcaatttgtaCAATTGCAAACTAAAGACCAGTTGCAATTACATAATTAACATAATTATGGGGATGGCTAATTAATGCTAGATCTGACATTCCTGACAATAAAGCAATCAAGTAATTTAGGAATGAAGAGGAAACGTGCTAAATGTTTCTATCAAAAGAAACCGAATTTGTCAACAAATTAAACTGGAGGTGTCACATGCAATTACTATGGCAACTGGCAAGTACATCTAAGTATAATATAAGcctccttataataataataataataatataataataataataataataatcctttctactaaaggtgcaaggtccgaaatttggggaaagggactagttgattacattgacctcagtgtttcactggtacttaatctattgaccacaaaaggatgaaaggcacagttgacctcagcagaatttgaactcaaaatgtaaagacagacagaatgctgctaagcattcctCTTAAATGATATTgaacacaaaaaataaatttttatgctaacaattctgccagcttactgacttaataataataataatcctttctactataggcacaaggcctgaaatttggaagaaggggtagttgattacatcgaccccagtatgccactggtacttaatttattgacccaggaacgatgaaaggctaagtcgacttcagcagaatttgaactcagaacgtagcggcagacgaaatacctatttctttactacccacgaggggctaaacacagagaggacaaataaggacaaacaagcagattaagtcgattatatcgaccccagtgcgtaactggtacttaatttatcgaccctgaaaggatgaaaggcaaagtcgacctcggcggaatttgaactcagaacctggcggcagacgaaatacctctaagcattttgcccagcatgcaaacgattctgccagttcgctgccttaaaataataataataacaataattgtttgcATCCTTGACACTTCATTACCACATTTTTTAATCACTTTCCAGACCCTCCTTctatatattctgtgttcaaatcttactgaggtcaactttgcctttctttccatGGGGATGAGTGTGTGGATAGATTAAAGTACAAGGGTAGATTTAACTGACTCTCTTCCCCAAATGCTAAGCTTTGTGCATATGTCATAGAATGTGGCTGTCTTCAACTAAGcaaagaagaattttaaaaggTGAGATGAACAGGTTTATAAAAATTTGGTTTTCTGAAAGAAAAACTAATTTTTTATGAATGAAAGTAATTTCTATGTAAATAGCAATTtcaatcattattaattttaatagaaTAAGGATTTGAAGATCGGAATTTCTAAATTATTACAGATGAAAGTCAACTCAAAACTAACCAGAAAGGATTTGGcttaataaaaatagaatgtattaattcaatacaaaagaTAGCAGTGAGATCTTTACAACCCCCTAAACAAGTGTCCCTTGCATTTCCAACTTATTTTACAAAGTTTGCCCTCAGAAATTGATAGAAGGTCGCTTGATGTATCACTCAAAATCAGCGTGTGAGCTTATTATtgttcattttcatatttatcaACAAGTGCGAAATAGCAGTTATTTCTTATATCTAGTTTATATTCCATGAATTTTGGGTAGAGAGTTAAGAGAAATAAAACATGACAAGACCAgctacagcaataataataataatttattctgacCTGGAGTGAAACTAAAATTGGTTCTCTATTTTGTCCACTGATCCATTCATCAGCTGTGAGGGAGGGAACACAACTGGCCGTTGGTGGGAAAATATCGTCTTGGAACTGGTCAGACTAGAATTCAAAGAGAAAGTCATAATGAAATGTTGATTAATGATATTCGAAATACAAGTTAACGATGAACAAATtacataaattaatgaaatacaaATTTCATTAGCTTCAAGAGAACAAATCACCCAATCAGAAAACATCGAAAACAAAAGACTTCACACAACTGAAGAAAATAGTGAAGATAAACTTTTGAAATTAATGCTAAATTTTTGATATTAAGAACCGTTGATGTCTTACATATAACACAACAGCTTAGATTTATAATGGACAAAAAAATGTAATTGTGTGTCATTCATACCTTtctcaaccactccgtgagtgtagtgggtgttttttacgtgccaccggcacaggggcgaGGGCAGCTGGCAAACatccacaatcagttggtgcttttacatgtcaacgacacggacaccagtcaggcggtgctggcatctgccatgttcagacggtgctttttacgtgtcaccggcatgggtgtcttaactacaatttccatttgaatttttattttgatgttgatgtacttgactcaataggtctcctcgaaaacagtgggtcactctacgatccaaggtaagcacagcaggccatcctgcgagccatgaactcacttcatctgtcgggtcttcgaagtcacagcatatctccagaggtctcggtctttcgccatagcctctgtgagactcagagtgcaaaggtcatgcttgaccacctcatgaTGAAATTAGCTCACTTCTCAAAAGTCTAAAACGGTTTTATCTTCTTttccacacaaatatattttggtaTTAATTTCTATTGTCAAGACTCAAATTGTTAATTTATAAAGAAATGTTAAACGAAGGCAGCAAAGTTGCAGAAGGTCACACGAAATTCCTCAAAATACTTTTATTCTtcagtattctgagttcaaacatcaAATGGACCAACAAAACAATACAAGTTATCAGTGTTGTTTATCCTCAGGCCAGACTAAATTGAATAGATTTACGATCAAAGATATTCCTTCTGTGATCATCTAAGTCTTTTTTCTGGGTACAGTGTATGTAGAACTACATTACCAAATGTGCCCTTCTGCCAACCAAATTGTCCAAGGTACTGCATGGTGGGATCCAATCCAGAACTTTTTGATCCCACAGACTATGCTGATAAATACAGGAGTACACAGGAGAATTTCTCATTTCTACTCCAAAAGGTctcaataaaaacaccagcatGCTCACCTTTATTCTTATCCTATAAACTCATTTACACAATGCAAAATGGAAGTCTAATctcatatctccatatatataaacggcaaaatgtctgtctgtgtgtgtgtgtgtcttttatacaaatccacaatttttcagttagagggctcacactttctatggacattcaaaactgtccaagggtggtcgtgcacatctttacatttccccagtcacccaacaaagccattaaaaaatcaatagaagtgacttttttgtgaattttctatccaaaacccaatcaaaatgcctgaaacttgatacgccaattgaatgccagctagctgtatgtgattggtaggagatttggacagtactcgcgtgtatgtgcgcacgcacgcagctgtatatgcatgcactagcactatgacccggtgttgccaggtcatagtgctagtttttaTTATAAACAAGCTATCCAGATTTGTTTTAaacatttcatttgtatttttatcGCAAGAAAACCTTCAGATCAACTGCAATCTAATTTCCATTGAAAAATCTTTCTAAATAATTCATTTTACTTTGGAATTGATTTCTTAACAACTAACCCAAGAAGCAATCAACTTTAATCACcaattaacaaaataaacacTGAAGCAGTAAGTAGCACAAAATAAAAACTCATCTTCTTCCAAACAGAGAGGTCAGAGATTCAAATCTTATCAaatacgtaggcgcaggagtggctttgtggtaagtagcttgtttaccaaccacatggttccgggttcagtcccactgcatggcaccttgggtaagtgtcttctactatagcctcgggtcgaccaaagccttgtgagtggatttggtagacggaaactggaagaagcccgtcgtatatatgtatatatatatatgcgtgtgtgtgtttgtgtggctgtgtttgtccccctagcattgcttgacagccgatgctggtgtgtttatgtccccgttacttagcggttcggcaaaagagaccaatagaataagtactgggcttacaaaagaacaagtcccggggtcgagttgctcgattaaaggcagtgctccagcatggccgcagtcaaatgactgaaacaagtaaaagataaaagataaaagatacttacTTTCCTAGGAACAATCATTGAAACTGGCTCCACCAGATCTTTGGCAGTGTGAAGTTTGTAAAACCGCACAATTTCACAGCGCTTAGCATCACAGCCACGCTTTGGCATTATTCCTGAAAGATTTGAAGTTGAATAGTTTCTCAGGTCGTTACTTAAAAGACCATAATTGCAAGCTTACTAATTACACTAACAGcaaaaaatacatgaaataaataagaattaatgTGAATAGTTACCTACCTAAACTTCTTTGTGGAGATGAAGACTGGAACTGATTGAGATAGTGGCAATAGGGGGCAGCACTTACTATTTCATAGTATCTAATATTACCATCACCCTGAGAGGAGGGAAAGACAAagacattgataaatatatacatacatgcatgcatatatatatatatatatatatataatttaaaaataggataaaatctttataagaatttatcaagtagttagcgtgaaaaacctcataagagaaaaaaaccatcaattttttccttttaaatgtattcatttttattttatagagggcattattacacataaataccTCACGGTAGGAGGGACTTTCAatgtcaaaactactaaaataaacatatCGTATCAAAAGCAAATCTTGaagcaaatcatttaaaaaaagaatgcagctaaattctttttttaaatgacttgctttgagaTTTGCTTCTAGTATGatatgtttattttagtagttttgactttgaatgtccctcctagcgtgaggcatttatgtgtaataagtatatatatatatatatatatatatatatatatatatatatatgtacatacaaattttttttttctttcagaattgGTTCTTACCTTGCCAGCAAGGAAAATCACTTTACTATCATGATCataaaatggaaacagaattccACTGGAGAAATCCACTACTTCAGTTTTTAAAGATTTGGTCATGTTTCtctgaaaataagcaaaataaattatcatcaaGATATAAAGactaacaagaaaaaaatatatatatcaatggagaAAATGTAAActctaaaatctgaaaccaagGAAATGATAATTGCAGTTCTTGAAACATCAAGACTCTAGCCAAAGAGTTAGTTCCATAGGGAATCATAATtccagcaaaataaaaaaaaatgtttaaaagacAAGGAAAATGGTAACattttttagtaaaataacatgaaAGCATGAAAAGTCTTCagatatgaaattaatgaagattATATACACCATAGCTCAATTCTGCAATTGGTCCAGACAGATCCAATGCTTTTAATCAATTTCTTTAACTATTATAATTTACCATTTCTTATTTAATATGAAGAAATGAAATACCAAGTCAGCTCATAAAGAATTCAATTGGAAGCGTAAGACACAAATCTAAGACAAATCTAAGACACAAAAGTGTAAGACACAAATCTAAGACAGaagataaaaatttgaaatagatttTCTTACCACATCCCAGATAGCATATTGGCGCTCACTAGATCTTGAGAAACCTGTTGTGAAGATCCGGTTTGTGTCTCCAAGAAAAACAGATTTGGAGGCTTTAACACCTTGATGGCCAGTTCCGTCCTAAAATAGTTTCTTAAAATAAACTTATTTTGCAAAAATACTTCAtctatttttaatgtatatttcattaagttaataaagttaaaattcggagagagaataaaatacatttgcatataacTGCAAGGTACCAtcaaaacagaaatttaaaaaaaaaatttttttttctatagtaacatttaattaaattaagaaacaaaatattaatttgcaTGCTTTTTGTACTTTATATCactatttgttatattttatattttatatcatattttttattttatattttatatttcatatattttagattttatattatatttttttctatagtaacatttaattaaattaagaaacaaaatattaatttgcatgctttttgtgctttatatcaTAAAATACTTGCATTGACTGCATTAAATGTTCTGATAGAACAACATTTATAGAAAGTTTCAGCTTGTAAAATTTCATGGAAATTCATTCAGtgacaaaattataattttaaccctttagtgttcacattattctgccaaagttttatacaattcaaaatgaacaaatatcacaaaggtTGGCTTACGATGGCAACTTGGGCGGTTCTCGGATCGTGTACTCTGATCTTTCTATCCTTGCATGTGGTAGCAAAAAGACTACCTTCCCGGTTCCAAGTTATTGAGAACACAGTATCATTATGGCAGTTAATGATATTAAGAGGCTCAGCTTGCTCCACGTTCCACAGAATACactagaaaatataattatgaatattgaCACTTTCTTTACATGGGGAATACTTAAAAAACTGGAAACTGCTAGATTACAGCAAGTTATGATATTAGCTACTAAAATGCAAAAAGACCAAATTTATAGcagttaaaagagagagagaattacctTATGGTCCATTCCAGTACTGAGAATGATATTAGAAGCGGTCGGATGCCATTCAATGTTTGTAACCTTACGTTGATGACCATGAAGGTCAACTGCCCACTCAGTCAGGTTACTATGCATAGTGTTGGGAATCCGCCAAACTTTTACCTAAATCCAAATAATTAAGACAAATACCTGTGTAGAGATTTTTTGATATTGAAATGttgagtaaaagagcaaaacacaattttatgattaaataaaGTAGCAAGATTATCAGATGATGCAGATATATTCATAAAACAAACATTTGGCACCATTATCTATGGAATTATCTTCCATCTCTCAACGGACATTTCTTTGGAAACATTTAAGTACTTGGCTGCATTTGATACAAAATTCCATAAAACACTTAAAACTTGTTAAAAGTTTTCACCAATTCTTGGAAAttagaaaacatgaaaaaaacattccccaaaaaatcaaaaatttaacTAACATGTATGTTTTACAACTATCTTCAGTACATTAATTACAGTAATTGCAATTAGCATTATAATTATGAAGCTGTCATCTAATTATCCAGCTTTTGCCTGCTAAATCTTCAggaaaattaatgataaaatatatttgcaaaaaaaaaaaagaaagaaacatcatTTAAGTCCTTCTTCTATCCatttttagcatctattttctagGTTTCCTTATGTATTCTGATGCAACCTAACTCCAAAGTTCATCAATTTCTCATTAacacattaattatattttatcttcCTCTATACCAGAAACTAACCTTGACTGGTCAAACAAACATCACagtagtccaacaacagagggagaagcaATTTGTCAAATGAACATCTAGAAAACTTAGAACCATTATTTTACTCTATTTCTAAACAATTTCATTGAATAGaaaatattctttctcttctcGTTACTTACCGTGTTATCGTCAGCAGCTGAAGcaatgacattgtcatcaaatgGATTCCATTTGATATCCAAAACTGTTCCAGCATGACCAGTAACTTTGGGAGCATTGATATCAACACGACCAGTCTGCAAGAAAAATGgattttaaatagatttttaaaaagaggggaaagaaaagaaggaatgaaatttGACATTTCAGGTTGCTTttaattcaaaaaaatattttttaaacaaaaatcaaaattttcctTAGATTCAAGATAAAATCTTATCGTTGGCAACAAAGTTACTTCTATCTaacttgaaagaaaataaaacatcatcaaaaaagtatccatttcataattattaaaactagcagaaagaccgccctccaggtggttttctgctagccccttgacaatattttcacatttgattcccaattctaataatttttatattttacgtctaattatttctttgtataatagtgctcacaTGCTTAGTAAATACTGCTTTCATTactttatcacagtcataatctctctcttttaaacaaacatcacggtagtccaacaacagagggagaagcaatttgtcaagttttaccttcccctcaaagcaacatagagattaCAATTCAGCAGCCcttctgtaagctttgcagtgtgtgtgagagagagagagagagagagagtgtggggggggggagaacattgcaaacaatgaatgaaataaacatgaaatgaaaaaatcatataaataaaagggcattactacagatgCATATTCCCCCAACTTTGTTGCAacattcagaaaaatggatactttttaacaaaattttctggGGAAATTTTTTGGAGGGATTTCTCTGTGTGCCTTGGCTATGTGCTGTGCTTTGGTGTGATGCTCTtacttttactgtattgaaagtgttttacgtaggatgtgtgcggtgcctactagtgtaattttctgtatcttatatatacttgtaagtcttgctgcttttgttatgtattgtctacttttacttgtttcagtcatttgactgtggccatgctggagcgaatatttttttatcatacctaatgcacctattatagggattgtttctgttttcaggctCCACATTCAGGTTATccctatttccagatctttgtattttgagagtttcttcatttcttttagagatacattgtAATCTGTTGGTATTAATGCATcaattagaaggcatttttttttcttggtaatgTCTGACAACTACATCCAGTCTATTAGCTttgatttctctgtctgtgtattGGCATACACTAGTGGATGATGGCTTTGTcattttctggcgtgtgcctataccatcttttttctgttgtcattccatAGTGATGGCATAGCTTCCGGTGTATaaaggtcccaactctgtcatgtccgtgaatatattccttcttagccagagacaatatggtttattgcttcttgtccatctccacacattctgcagttatttgttatgtttcttttcattatatgtttttagtaatttccggtggggaggctttggtcttctgctgtaattaaaaatccttcagtctctactttgagtcctgagcttctcagccattgttgcgattttgctttgtctatttcttttctctttaatttatCCCAGTATTTGGCGTGTAAGAGCTTTACTTGCCATCGATTTACCATGGTGTTTTGTTGTTCCAGTTTTAGCTTCGATTTCGGTTGcgttacagcttttgttgtttcctctttttctctataGTTGTCAGGTACCATGACCTCTGGCTTGTATTTTTCtgcttccttaaccctttcgttaccaaaccgcccaaagccgcccgaaaaaaattttggttaatgtgaccaaaccgcccaaagccgcccgaatttacctattcatatttaaatgagaatatcagagcaaatctctttagtacattcgtgaaaacacatattatacttcgtaaacagttcaactacagttttgtacaataatcgaagtgtaattttaattccgtgaattttgagagatttttttccgaaatttgttcctattgtgttttcaaaatttgtaattctgacaaaaaatggatacgaatttcattatatcaagcagcgagtcagaattcgaaggattttctactgaagaccttcataaatctaactctatgactgaaaaaaaaaagcacgtggtatttgataatgaatctgatgtttcattttccgaaagtgaaaacagtgaatccgagatctccgacagcgataaagaaaatgaattggtacctgaatggagtgaaaatttaaaaactgtttctttcggtgatttttctgaagaaactggaccaagccacagactttcccagaagagtaaagccgtagactatttctttttacttttgcgaatgagcctatttgaaatcattacggcggaaacgaaccgttacgctaaatgtaaacaaagcgaaagaaaggatagttagtggtttcccacaaccttaaatgaaattaagactattttgccataaatattattatgggtatcagaaagttacccagaataacaaattctatcgtaaaattttgttgtatacccaattgaatattagctaataacccattttctatagcgatgtttgaacaaaattttaattttatattttgttgaatttacctgtatctacctgcaattagagtcactttgtgacaaaaattatagtatagaattggttgagaatatttcattaaattatcttccaaaaatcagattaatatattgataaataaaaaagttatagttgtttaatgaaaccagactaaatttatgattactttagaaattaattgaaacacataaggggtgtattttggtcagaaatatagtaacggtagaaagaaaatagttttttcttttgctcATTTTTTTGTGACTTTTTGTACTAGTTTTTCTTGCTTCTGTGTTACATATTTCTCtaatcctatggtggttattttgtaatagttttctagctgtataaggcctctaccaccttccatACGTTGTATATagataacctttctatgtcagatttggatggtgcatcctaaattctgtcattatttttcttgctttcctgTCTAGTTTGGATAGTTCGTTTAGAGTCCAATTaagaatatttatcattattattattacatgcataacttttacagcaggatgccctttctATCCTTATTTTAGA encodes the following:
- the LOC115219788 gene encoding coronin-2B isoform X16; this encodes MEGPAPASPSKRMKSTGWGLVTMAFRVRSSKYRHIFGSPYRKELCYENVHITRNAHDSNFCAVNPKFLAVVIEASGGGAFLVLPLEKTGRVDINAPKVTGHAGTVLDIKWNPFDDNVIASAADDNTVKVWRIPNTMHSNLTEWAVDLHGHQRKVTNIEWHPTASNIILSTGMDHKCILWNVEQAEPLNIINCHNDTVFSITWNREGSLFATTCKDRKIRVHDPRTAQVAIDGTGHQGVKASKSVFLGDTNRIFTTGFSRSSERQYAIWDVRNMTKSLKTEVVDFSSGILFPFYDHDSKVIFLAGKGDGNIRYYEIVSAAPYCHYLNQFQSSSPQRSLGIMPKRGCDAKRCEIVRFYKLHTAKDLVEPVSMIVPRKSDQFQDDIFPPTASCVPSLTADEWISGQNREPILVSLQDGQMTNCPPITSAKAVQKQDGALKQTPTITTFKAVNRPPLARSSTLPTAQVPPSVNTEINKEPASLKNIKRLSSNDEFVTLSSDPANNTCTIENHGEGDVSTAKESVNKTPEKVMRKSWAPSSNSSSADDVTSNGIVSSSPVDKLITKTKLRDLPSH
- the LOC115219788 gene encoding coronin-2B isoform X8 produces the protein MEGPAPASPSKRMKSTGWGLVTMAFRVRSSKYRHIFGSPYRKELCYENVHITRNAHDSNFCAVNPKFLAVVIEASGGGAFLVLPLEKTGRVDINAPKVTGHAGTVLDIKWNPFDDNVIASAADDNTVKVWRIPNTMHSNLTEWAVDLHGHQRKVTNIEWHPTASNIILSTGMDHKCILWNVEQAEPLNIINCHNDTVFSITWNREGSLFATTCKDRKIRVHDPRTAQVAIDGTGHQGVKASKSVFLGDTNRIFTTGFSRSSERQYAIWDVRNMTKSLKTEVVDFSSGILFPFYDHDSKVIFLAGKGDGNIRYYEIVSAAPYCHYLNQFQSSSPQRSLGIMPKRGCDAKRCEIVRFYKLHTAKDLVEPVSMIVPRKSDQFQDDIFPPTASCVPSLTADEWISGQNREPILVSLQDGQMTNCPPITSAKAVQKQDGALKQTPTITTFKAVNRPPLARSSTLPTAQVPPSVNTEINKEPASLKNIKRLSSNDEFVTLSSDPANNTCTIENHGEGDVSTAKESVNKTPEKVMRKSWAPSSNSSSADDVTSNGIVSSSPVDKLITKTKKQSNGQKRIHVKKVWSPTPISPSSLENGTNQLDAELRKAYFQQVEEIKSLKEQMSMKDKRIRQLEEEICSIRQRVNSGESESNC
- the LOC115219788 gene encoding coronin-2B isoform X17, with translation MEGPAPASPSKRMKSTGWGLVTMAFRVRSSKYRHIFGSPYRKELCYENVHITRNAHDSNFCAVNPKFLAVVIEASGGGAFLVLPLEKTGRVDINAPKVTGHAGTVLDIKWNPFDDNVIASAADDNTVKVWRIPNTMHSNLTEWAVDLHGHQRKVTNIEWHPTASNIILSTGMDHKCILWNVEQAEPLNIINCHNDTVFSITWNREGSLFATTCKDRKIRVHDPRTAQVAIDGTGHQGVKASKSVFLGDTNRIFTTGFSRSSERQYAIWDVRNMTKSLKTEVVDFSSGILFPFYDHDSKVIFLAGKGDGNIRYYEIVSAAPYCHYLNQFQSSSPQRSLGIMPKRGCDAKRCEIVRFYKLHTAKDLVEPVSMIVPRKSDQFQDDIFPPTASCVPSLTADEWISGQNREPILVSLQDGQMTNCPPITSAKAVQKQDGALKQTPTITTFKAVNRPPLARSSTLPTAQVPPSVNTEINKEPASLKNIKRLSSNDEFVTLSSDPANNTCTIENHGEGDVSTAKESVNKTPEKVMRKSWAPSSNSSSADDVTSNGIVSSSPVDLRDLPSH